In one window of Chanodichthys erythropterus isolate Z2021 chromosome 23, ASM2448905v1, whole genome shotgun sequence DNA:
- the pex2 gene encoding peroxisome biogenesis factor 2 gives MAGAGGDEPFAKASPSPLSRVLRISQLDAFELDGALEQLVWSQFTQCFQHFKPGLLTPVEPELKALLQLLLWRFTVYSNSATVGQSLLNIRYKNTLIPGEKYRPMSRPQKFWFALLTVGEKWLRDRSNSLFLNHPAESNARKARKVLAILTGLTKVASLVNFLLFLQRGTFPTLTERLLGVQPVFSRPQGPRDINFQFLNRELLWHGFAEFLIFLLPLVNVWKLKASVTALLSPLNDLRGTDGSEETYCTECAICGEWPTMPHSIGCNHVFCYYCLKSHAIADVSFTCPKCAAKAGMIEPVTIHVGTELHQS, from the exons ATGG CTGGAGCTGGAGGTGACGAGCCTTTCGCCAAGGCCAGCCCAAGCCCTTTATCTCGGGTTTTGAGAATCAGTCAGCTGGATGCTTTTGAACTGGATGGTGCACTGGAACAGCTTGTTTGGTCACAGTTTACCCAATGTTTCCAGCATTTCAAGCCTGGGCTTTTAACCCCTGTGGAACCAGAACTCAAGGCCCTTCTCCAGCTCCTCCTCTGGAGGTTCACTGTCTATTCCAACAGCGCCACCGTGGGCCAGTCACTGCTCAACATCCGGTACAAGAACACTCTGATACCGGGTGAGAAGTACCGGCCCATGAGCCGGCCACAGAAGTTCTGGTTCGCTCTGCTGACAGTCGGTGAAAAGTGGTTGAGGGATCGCTCCAATAGCTTGTTCCTCAACCACCCTGCAGAGTCCAATGCACGCAAGGCCCGCAAGGTACTCGCTATCTTGACGGGCCTCACCAAAGTGGCTAGCCTGGTCAACTTCCTACTATTCCTCCAAAGAGGAACCTTTCCGACCCTTACCGAAAGGTTGCTGGGAGTACAGCCCGTCTTCAGTCGACCCCAGGGCCCACGAGACATCAACTTCCAGTTCTTGAACCGGGAGCTGTTGTGGCACGGCTTTGCAGAGTTCCTCATCTTCCTGCTGCCTCTCGTAAACGTGTGGAAGCTGAAGGCTAGTGTCACCGCTCTGTTGTCCCCTCTGAATGACCTGAGGGGAACGGACGGTTCGGAGGAGACTTACTGCACCGAGTGCGCCATCTGCGGGGAGTGGCCCACAATGCCCCATTCCATCGGCTGCAACCACGTGTTCTGCTACTACTGCCTCAAGAGCCACGCAATCGCTGATGTCAGCTTTACCTGCCCCAAATGTGCTGCCAAGGCGGGAATGATAGAGCCAGTCACCATTCACGTAGGAACAGAGTTGCATCAGAGTTGA